In Sulfurisphaera javensis, a single genomic region encodes these proteins:
- a CDS encoding universal stress protein, with amino-acid sequence MKILIAYDGSDHSKKAVFFTLNFIKKEDEIYLVTVIKEAPKSPEQKIIQAREEAEQKQKEVLKDLEGYKVTAEILESPDVSSALIEYCKKVNCNMIVTGSRGLTGLKKAILGSVSSELVSKSDIPVLVVK; translated from the coding sequence ATGAAAATTTTGATAGCATATGATGGTTCAGATCACTCAAAAAAAGCAGTGTTTTTTACCTTAAACTTCATCAAAAAAGAAGATGAAATATATTTAGTAACAGTAATAAAAGAAGCACCTAAATCGCCAGAGCAAAAGATAATCCAAGCTAGGGAAGAAGCTGAGCAAAAGCAAAAGGAAGTACTTAAAGATCTTGAAGGCTATAAAGTAACCGCTGAAATTCTAGAAAGTCCAGATGTCTCATCTGCATTAATTGAATATTGTAAAAAAGTAAATTGTAATATGATTGTAACTGGTAGTAGAGGATTAACTGGATTAAAGAAGGCTATTCTAGGTAGCGTATCATCAGAATTAGTAAGTAAATCTGATATACCAGTACTCGTTGTTAAATAA